The following proteins come from a genomic window of Pirellulaceae bacterium:
- a CDS encoding O-antigen ligase family protein, with protein MQDRLSPKYWLTVSTVWAVWYTVIFSFTNNDNIRIFIWGGAAIALVGLLPALSLKFTWDAVPAEALFLGFLSAWGLAGVLVAIESALVIPYVQKLIQFVLLVSAISFLIGSSGFVQPLLYGFIAAAVLNVFLRVTSLDVGFAEATQVLEREAGANAAGFRTVVAMFAILSLYPETRSRFVRAGLLGAAAIVLYGMVLSGSRGAMVGMMMLFFFWFVFCSATLFKGRQITALLILLGIGIVGVLLYDVILENTNLGRRFQDLQRFEDGSTQLRWLLIVRGFEIFLENPIFGVGLGQFGIASGLDMYAHNELAELIATTGLVGTLIYYGAYFTTWRRLRFGVRDTCNPTFHYRANMATAGLLLLIACGSLFRPNFLAQDTMFFYAYLIGLSIWLQSAVASERRVHTALARARQNLARPKRRQVTPRGGVSGRFSS; from the coding sequence ATGCAAGACAGACTTTCACCCAAGTATTGGCTGACCGTGTCAACGGTATGGGCGGTTTGGTACACGGTTATTTTCAGTTTTACCAATAACGACAACATTCGCATCTTCATCTGGGGTGGGGCCGCCATAGCTCTGGTTGGATTGCTACCCGCACTTTCACTGAAATTCACGTGGGACGCTGTCCCCGCAGAAGCCTTATTTTTGGGATTTCTATCCGCTTGGGGACTGGCTGGTGTTTTGGTGGCGATCGAATCTGCCCTGGTGATTCCTTACGTTCAGAAGTTGATTCAATTCGTTCTACTGGTTAGTGCCATTTCGTTTTTGATCGGTAGTTCGGGCTTCGTTCAGCCGCTGTTGTATGGCTTTATTGCAGCAGCGGTTCTAAACGTATTCTTGCGAGTGACCAGTCTAGACGTTGGTTTCGCCGAGGCTACACAGGTTTTAGAGCGCGAGGCGGGTGCCAATGCGGCTGGATTCCGGACCGTAGTAGCCATGTTTGCAATATTATCATTGTACCCTGAAACCAGAAGTCGATTCGTGCGCGCCGGACTACTGGGTGCGGCGGCCATTGTGCTCTATGGGATGGTGTTATCGGGCTCACGCGGAGCGATGGTGGGAATGATGATGCTGTTCTTCTTTTGGTTTGTGTTCTGCTCCGCAACTTTATTCAAGGGACGACAGATTACAGCTCTGCTCATTCTGCTTGGCATCGGTATCGTCGGCGTGCTACTCTACGACGTGATTTTGGAGAACACCAACCTCGGGAGACGCTTTCAAGACCTTCAAAGATTCGAAGATGGCAGTACACAATTGCGCTGGCTACTGATCGTCCGAGGATTCGAGATATTCTTGGAGAATCCAATCTTCGGAGTTGGTTTGGGACAGTTTGGCATCGCCTCCGGATTGGATATGTATGCCCACAACGAACTAGCGGAACTCATTGCCACGACAGGACTGGTCGGCACGCTGATCTACTATGGTGCATATTTTACAACTTGGCGGCGGTTACGATTTGGTGTCCGAGATACCTGTAATCCGACTTTTCACTATCGAGCCAACATGGCCACCGCTGGTCTATTGCTGTTGATCGCCTGTGGTTCTCTGTTCCGGCCTAACTTTCTCGCGCAAGATACAATGTTTTTCTATGCTTATCTGATTGGGTTAAGTATTTGGTTGCAGAGTGCCGTAGCCTCAGAGCGTAGAGTTCACACTGCGCTTGCCCGCGCACGACAAAACTTGGCTCGTCCCAAACGCAGACAAGTCACCCCACGTGGCGGCGTCTCAGGTCGATTTTCGTCATAA
- a CDS encoding acetylxylan esterase → MRLAVRFMPAELKVRAKRTADHYSVRRRHYLAWQVLHEQAKQISESCLCEIECLPDWQRLRQQRHTQLVEMLGMDRQPERGEVPYHCTGIVERSQYRIEKIVFESQPGLFVTANLYLPSAPAGPLPCVVYLNGHWPSLDGAKTGYQNCYQWYPRNGFALLVIDPMGYGEIPGIHHGTQRLGRWHWTSLGYTPAAVELWNAMRAVDWLEQRPEVDSNRIGVTGISGGGVMTQYLTALDQRIKVAAASCSTFTVGHQVTHDLVRQQCDCSFFPNIYGWDFPDVLALIAPRPLLLLGGRKDPIFPPAGFRAAFHRVQSVYKLYPEAQATDRIRLVESNAGHTDPPAFLQETWQWFSKWLEVPATATGATNAVEFTPETPQTLRVCAQSPVYRINEHIDDLWYGTRHDDSDSSGPLSDQRVAELENVLKRRVFRWLPKSTAPFNTKRCHTSGGMLQEFVEFGEFTFDSEPGAQVLVRLLKPRDTTAHLPVIVYVRGIQTESSFPDLDEFYPLLQSHAVAVLTPRFAERSNTAAEYTRIQRSAMLCGRTIVSQWVWDVLRTLDWLTDDRQLPLREFSVYGSGEAGVAGLYAGLLNRQVDHVILRDPPASHRHGAHLPTILRDTDLGEIAGLLAPRRLTFLGPSNELYVRAAQHYSQRCVTDQCTCQPSLIAAIQHWPAPSACSNA, encoded by the coding sequence ATGCGATTAGCTGTCAGGTTCATGCCTGCTGAGCTTAAAGTCCGCGCAAAACGTACAGCTGATCACTATAGCGTGCGTCGGCGTCACTACTTAGCTTGGCAGGTGCTTCACGAACAGGCCAAGCAAATCTCCGAGAGCTGCCTGTGTGAAATCGAGTGTCTGCCGGATTGGCAACGGCTTCGGCAACAGCGGCACACTCAACTGGTCGAAATGCTGGGAATGGATCGGCAGCCAGAGCGAGGTGAAGTTCCGTACCACTGCACTGGAATCGTCGAGCGTTCCCAATATCGAATTGAAAAAATAGTCTTTGAGAGCCAGCCTGGGCTGTTTGTCACAGCGAATCTATACCTACCCAGCGCCCCTGCCGGCCCACTACCGTGCGTCGTCTACCTGAATGGACATTGGCCATCGTTGGACGGTGCCAAGACCGGATATCAGAATTGCTACCAGTGGTATCCTCGCAACGGGTTTGCACTGTTGGTCATAGACCCCATGGGCTACGGCGAGATTCCCGGAATTCATCACGGAACTCAACGCCTGGGGCGTTGGCATTGGACCTCGTTGGGCTACACACCAGCCGCCGTCGAACTTTGGAATGCCATGCGTGCAGTCGATTGGTTGGAACAAAGACCAGAGGTTGACTCCAACCGCATTGGAGTGACTGGCATTTCGGGCGGAGGGGTGATGACCCAGTATTTGACGGCACTGGACCAGAGAATCAAAGTCGCTGCGGCGTCCTGTTCCACGTTTACTGTTGGTCATCAAGTTACGCATGACCTCGTGCGGCAACAATGTGATTGTAGTTTTTTTCCTAACATTTACGGCTGGGATTTTCCAGATGTGCTGGCGCTGATAGCTCCTCGTCCGCTACTACTGTTAGGTGGTAGAAAAGACCCGATCTTTCCGCCCGCTGGATTTCGGGCTGCATTTCATCGAGTTCAATCGGTTTACAAATTGTATCCAGAAGCTCAAGCCACCGATCGAATCCGGCTCGTCGAATCAAATGCTGGACATACCGACCCGCCTGCGTTTTTGCAGGAGACCTGGCAATGGTTTAGCAAATGGCTGGAGGTCCCAGCTACTGCAACTGGTGCGACCAATGCAGTTGAATTCACTCCGGAGACGCCGCAGACGCTACGAGTCTGCGCACAATCACCGGTTTATCGAATTAATGAACATATCGATGACTTATGGTATGGTACCAGGCATGACGACTCAGACTCATCTGGACCGTTGAGCGACCAGCGCGTGGCTGAACTGGAAAATGTGCTAAAGCGAAGGGTATTTCGCTGGCTTCCGAAATCGACAGCCCCATTCAATACCAAACGGTGCCATACTTCCGGTGGCATGCTGCAGGAGTTTGTTGAATTCGGTGAGTTTACTTTCGACAGTGAACCAGGGGCTCAAGTTCTGGTACGCCTTCTGAAGCCTCGCGACACAACGGCACACCTTCCGGTTATTGTGTACGTGCGCGGAATTCAAACGGAATCGAGCTTTCCAGATCTGGACGAGTTTTATCCGTTGTTGCAAAGTCATGCCGTAGCTGTGCTCACGCCCCGATTTGCCGAACGATCTAATACGGCGGCAGAGTACACTCGAATTCAGCGTTCCGCCATGCTGTGCGGTAGAACGATCGTCTCCCAATGGGTGTGGGATGTGCTACGCACACTGGATTGGTTGACCGATGATCGACAATTACCTCTCAGGGAGTTCTCCGTGTATGGATCAGGCGAAGCGGGCGTAGCCGGATTGTATGCTGGATTGCTGAACCGCCAAGTCGATCATGTGATTTTGCGTGATCCCCCAGCATCGCACAGGCACGGAGCACACTTGCCGACCATTCTCCGGGATACCGACTTAGGGGAAATTGCCGGTCTACTTGCCCCGCGGCGACTGACATTCTTAGGACCATCGAACGAATTGTACGTGCGCGCCGCGCAACATTACTCCCAGCGCTGTGTGACAGATCAATGCACCTGTCAGCCAAGCTTAATTGCCGCCATACAACATTGGCCTGCGCCAAGCGCTTGCAGCAATGCTTAG
- a CDS encoding glycosyltransferase: MSIDSIKHLLVITTNFPSPVTPSHGTFVKEFAQAVIRLGTSCTVVAPIPLHKALGRSDLCKDEYIDYANGQLRVLRPTYLSVGTHGRFSFMGRFNPGRSTFLLFEHAVRSAIKKHSIQPDAIYGHFLYFAGAAAVRVGSRLNVPAFPCVGEGELWSIRWYGKRTAQRDLAGAAGFLTVNSDLAKTLREDLHFRSQPIGIFPNGADLKKFFPRDRQQSRIELGLPQDKFLVASVGNFLEQKGVNRVGQAIDGLPGVAGVFAGSGPVPPVCQNVALCGRVSHEDMPKLLSACDVFVLPTLIEGSCNAIIEAMACGLPIISSDSAFNDDFLDDSLSVRVHPLDIAAIREAVVRLRDNSQWRKQLAVNSLKKAQHFDVNQRARNMLAFMSNPSQWKTPAQASC; the protein is encoded by the coding sequence ATGTCTATAGATTCCATAAAGCACCTGCTGGTGATCACGACCAACTTCCCATCGCCTGTAACCCCTAGCCATGGGACATTCGTCAAGGAATTTGCACAAGCGGTCATTCGCCTAGGCACTTCTTGCACGGTTGTTGCTCCGATACCGCTGCATAAGGCATTAGGCAGGTCCGACCTTTGTAAAGATGAGTATATCGACTACGCCAATGGCCAATTACGGGTTTTGCGACCAACCTATTTATCGGTCGGTACGCACGGCAGATTTTCTTTCATGGGAAGGTTCAACCCTGGCCGCAGCACATTCCTGCTGTTTGAACATGCTGTTCGCTCCGCAATTAAGAAACACTCAATTCAACCTGATGCGATTTACGGGCACTTTTTGTATTTTGCGGGTGCTGCGGCAGTCAGGGTTGGAAGCAGATTAAACGTACCAGCCTTTCCTTGCGTAGGTGAAGGCGAGCTGTGGAGTATTCGCTGGTATGGCAAGCGAACCGCCCAGCGTGACTTGGCTGGAGCAGCCGGTTTTCTGACGGTCAACTCGGACCTCGCCAAGACTCTGCGTGAAGATTTGCACTTCCGATCGCAGCCCATCGGCATTTTCCCCAACGGTGCGGACCTGAAAAAATTTTTTCCGCGTGATCGCCAGCAGTCGCGCATAGAGTTGGGCTTGCCGCAAGATAAGTTTTTAGTGGCATCCGTGGGAAATTTTTTGGAACAGAAGGGCGTAAACCGAGTGGGCCAAGCCATCGACGGATTGCCCGGGGTGGCCGGAGTGTTTGCAGGTTCGGGACCCGTGCCGCCGGTCTGCCAGAATGTCGCACTGTGTGGTCGAGTATCGCACGAAGATATGCCTAAACTGTTGTCCGCCTGCGATGTATTCGTCCTGCCAACCTTGATCGAAGGTTCATGTAATGCGATCATCGAAGCCATGGCATGCGGTCTGCCGATTATTAGCTCCGACAGCGCATTTAACGATGACTTCTTAGACGATAGCCTGTCGGTTCGTGTCCATCCATTGGACATCGCTGCGATCCGAGAAGCGGTTGTGCGGCTGCGCGACAATTCCCAATGGCGTAAACAACTGGCGGTGAACAGCCTGAAGAAGGCACAACATTTTGACGTGAATCAGCGTGCTAGGAATATGCTGGCCTTCATGTCTAACCCTTCGCAATGGAAGACACCGGCACAAGCATCGTGCTAG